One stretch of Glycine soja cultivar W05 chromosome 7, ASM419377v2, whole genome shotgun sequence DNA includes these proteins:
- the LOC114420341 gene encoding uncharacterized protein LOC114420341: MDIPLRSTRKYLFKKTDLLRLRELASLVSDPVDFQAHHGKLLRILRVDVEEGCLETLVQFYDPLYHCFTFPDYQLVPTLEEYSYLVGLPVPDKIPFHGFEPTPKPSDIAAALHLKTSIIQANLTSKGGLQGLPTHFLYQQASIFAEAASILAFHSILALLIYGLLLFPNIDNFIDINAIKIFLTKNPVPTLLADTYHSIHDRTQAGRGTISCCAPLLYQWFTFHLPQSRAFKTNDDKLSWPRRIMTLDPSDIVWYQAASDVGEIIVSCGEYPNVPLLGMRGGISYNPLLARRQFGYPIKTKPNNLALTNEFYLNHGDHSNKRERFAQAWSAIRRLNRSQLGKKSDYVHESYTQWVIDRTKSFGLPYRLPRYLSSTIPPSSLPIPFDTKEEFHEQLTKERQEKETWKRRCQELEQENETLKGKIAQQSRELFIQNQRMVEKDDLLRRKDALLHRDARRKRRFMDLFSRAHSDSEDPSTPGV; this comes from the coding sequence ATGGACATCCCACTGAGAAGCACTAGGAAGTACCTTTTCAAAAAAACAGACCTGTTGAGATTAAGGGAGCTAGCATCTTTAGTAAGTGATCCAGTTGATTTTCAAGCTCATCATGGGAAGTTGCTCAGAATTCTTAGAGTAGATGTTGAGGAAGGATGCCTAGAGACCCTGGTTCAGTTCTATGACCCGCTCTACCATTGCTTCACATTTCCCGATTACCAGCTTGTCCCCACACTTGAAGAGTACTCCTACCTAGTTGGTTTACCCGTACCAGACAAGATACCTTTCCATGGTTTTGAGCCTACCCCTAAACCCTCCGACATCGCAGCCGCCCTCCATCTTAAAACCTCTATCATCCAAGCAAACCTTACCTCTAAAGGAGGCCTCCAAGGTCTTCCCACCCACTTCCTCTACCAACAAGCCTCCATATTTGCTGAAGCAGCTAGTATACTTGCCTTCCATTCTATCCTAGCCCTCCTTATATATGGCCTTTTACTCTTCCCAAATATTGACAACTTCATCGATATCAATGCCATTAAGATCTTTCTTACAAAGAACCCCGTACCCACTCTACTCGCCGATACCTACCATTCTATCCATGACCGTACCCAGGCTGGCCGTGGAACCATTTCTTGTTGTGCACCTTTACTCTATCAGTGGTTTACCTTCCACTTACCTCAATCCCGTGCCTTCAAGACCAATGATGATAAGCTTTCTTGGCCTCGCCGAATCATGACTCTTGACCCATCTGACATTGTTTGGTACCAAGCAGCTAGTGATGTTGGAGAGATTATTGTGAGTTGTGGTGAATATCCCAACGTACCTCTTTTGGGTATGCGTGGCGGAATTAGCTACAACCCGCTTCTCGCTCGACGACAATTTGGGTACCCGATAAAGACAAAACCAAACAACCTTGCCTTGACTAATGAATTCTATCTTAACCATGGAGATCATTCGAACAAAAGGGAAAGATTCGCACAAGCTTGGAGCGCTATCCGCAGACTCAACAGAAGTCAGTTGGGAAAGAAATCAGACTATGTACATGAATCTTACACCCAGTGGGTTATTGATAGGACCAAGAGCTTTGGCCTACCCTACCGCTTACCTAGATACCTATCGTCCACCATCCCACCATCATCCTTGCCTATCCCCTTTGATACTAAGGAAGAGTTTCATGAACAATTAACCAAAGAAAggcaagaaaaagaaacttgGAAGAGGAGATGCCAGGAGCTCGAGCAAGAGAATGAGACTTTGAAGGGGAAGATAGCCCAACAGAGCCGTGAGCTTTTTATCCAGAACCAGAGGATGGTTGAGAAGGACGACTTGCTTCGTCGGAAAGACGCTTTGCTCCACCGAGATGCTAGAAGGAAGAGGAGGTTTATGGATTTGTTCTCCCGTGCACATTCAGATTCCGAGGATCCATCTACTCCGGGAGTTTGA